A region from the Campylobacter blaseri genome encodes:
- the hutX gene encoding heme utilization cystosolic carrier protein HutX encodes MKDLKQKVDELFQDKKMSVYEASKILQVSEFDILNLKDENEFKLVSGDKFLEIIEDLGSWGEVVFIKNTPEFIIEIKLKIDTPKQARGFYNFNGNSGFLGGHLKEDAIANIGFVSTKFMGFLGHSLHFYDKNNNSIFKIFVSRDEKMQLNKTQEEKFFRLKNRF; translated from the coding sequence ATGAAAGATTTAAAGCAAAAAGTTGATGAGTTGTTTCAAGATAAGAAAATGTCTGTTTATGAGGCTTCTAAAATACTTCAAGTTAGTGAATTTGATATTTTAAATTTAAAAGATGAGAATGAATTTAAGCTAGTAAGTGGAGATAAATTTTTAGAGATTATAGAGGATTTAGGCTCTTGGGGTGAGGTTGTATTTATCAAAAATACCCCCGAATTTATAATAGAAATAAAGCTCAAAATTGACACACCAAAACAAGCAAGAGGTTTTTATAATTTTAATGGAAATAGCGGATTTTTAGGTGGGCACTTAAAAGAAGATGCTATTGCAAATATAGGTTTTGTTAGCACAAAATTTATGGGTTTTCTTGGTCATAGTTTGCATTTTTATGATAAAAACAATAATTCTATTTTTAAAATATTTGTTAGCCGTGATGAAAAAATGCAACTAAACAAAACTCAAGAAGAGAAATTTTTTAGACTAAAAAATAGGTTCTAG
- a CDS encoding ATP-binding cassette domain-containing protein produces the protein MQKNYIYKLIIIFLLSAIYSGIGILILFFINRYIMTLQSPDYMVLIYFMLILILFFSYTLLMRVLVANINNNIIYELRTKFVLRILNSDLQTIIINKKSKILASLSKDITNISNGFMRLSDTLQGSLFVFISFFYFFYLSKELFVFIFIWFCLITIGAFYFIKKAHLEYKKARENEDILYNDYEVLLEGFKELSLNEKRANSFLNTFYQNANEQKLTSSKAEIYGNLSGNYLNNMMLGGIGMIIYLALGLGISDLKTAATMAISMMFLRAPFMMSIFSIPSVVLAIISIKKVKELKLISFDKIDFSKSSQAIKWSEIELRDISFSYGENLVLDRVNLKIKKGESIFLIGKNGSGKSTLFLILCGLLRADSGEIYIDNEILDEKNIKEFQNSISVVFSDFYLFKEILNSNEKSINYWIEILKMKDKVKVILKNEKLHFSSINLSLGQRKRVALIQALLEKRDFLMMDEFAADQDPEFRKYFYNEILNLLKEKGISIFAISHDDKYFDKSDKVYKIKNGKLELIKQATWR, from the coding sequence ATGCAAAAAAATTATATATATAAATTGATTATTATATTTTTACTATCTGCTATTTATAGTGGAATTGGAATTTTGATATTGTTTTTTATAAATAGATATATTATGACTCTGCAAAGCCCTGACTACATGGTTTTGATATACTTTATGCTTATTTTAATTTTATTTTTTTCATATACCCTTTTGATGAGAGTTTTAGTCGCTAATATAAATAACAATATAATCTATGAGCTTAGAACAAAATTTGTCCTTCGTATTTTAAATAGCGATTTACAAACTATAATAATCAACAAAAAATCAAAAATTCTAGCCTCTTTATCAAAAGATATAACAAATATTTCAAACGGCTTTATGCGACTTAGTGATACACTGCAAGGCTCTTTGTTTGTTTTTATTTCATTTTTTTACTTTTTTTATCTTTCAAAAGAGCTTTTTGTTTTTATATTTATCTGGTTTTGTTTGATTACAATTGGCGCTTTTTATTTTATTAAAAAAGCACATTTAGAATATAAAAAAGCAAGAGAAAATGAGGATATTTTATATAATGATTATGAAGTTCTACTTGAAGGATTTAAAGAGCTTAGCTTGAATGAAAAAAGAGCTAATAGTTTTTTAAATACCTTTTATCAAAATGCAAATGAACAAAAACTCACAAGCTCAAAAGCTGAAATTTATGGAAATTTATCAGGCAATTATTTAAACAATATGATGCTAGGTGGCATAGGTATGATTATATATTTAGCTCTTGGTTTAGGGATTAGTGATTTAAAAACAGCAGCAACTATGGCTATATCTATGATGTTTTTAAGAGCTCCTTTTATGATGAGTATTTTTTCTATACCATCAGTTGTTTTGGCTATTATCTCTATAAAAAAAGTAAAGGAGTTAAAATTAATTTCTTTTGATAAGATTGATTTTAGCAAAAGCTCTCAGGCTATTAAGTGGAGTGAGATAGAGCTTAGAGATATATCTTTTTCATATGGTGAGAATTTAGTTTTAGATAGAGTAAATCTTAAAATCAAAAAAGGTGAAAGCATTTTTTTAATAGGTAAAAATGGAAGCGGTAAATCAACTCTTTTTTTAATACTTTGCGGTCTTTTAAGGGCTGATAGTGGAGAAATTTACATAGATAATGAAATATTAGATGAAAAAAATATAAAAGAATTTCAAAATAGTATTAGTGTTGTATTTAGTGACTTTTATCTTTTTAAAGAGATATTAAATAGTAATGAAAAGAGTATTAATTATTGGATTGAAATTTTAAAGATGAAAGATAAAGTAAAGGTTATTTTGAAAAATGAAAAACTGCATTTTTCAAGTATAAATCTCTCATTAGGTCAAAGAAAAAGAGTGGCTTTAATCCAAGCTTTACTTGAAAAAAGAGATTTTTTAATGATGGATGAATTTGCAGCTGACCAAGATCCTGAGTTTAGAAAATACTTTTATAATGAAATTTTAAATTTATTAAAAGAGAAAGGAATTTCTATCTTTGCCATAAGTCACGACGATAAATATTTTGATAAAAGTGACAAGGTTTATAAGATAAAAAATGGAAAATTAGAACTTATAAAACAAGCTACCTGGAGATAA
- a CDS encoding TonB family protein yields MTTNKNLFLSLLSSVLLHLIVLIFIFHKPIKSETFSGSLGEHSEFESIMIISELPVGILKDTSVPSINTENTLDEPKIEDEILKPIEPNSNLDGFNDIHSDIEVSKQNKIKDSKEHNKKETKKQKKKLVKVNSNLNSSEKYQISSAPIKDNGKKVSSYQEGVSKQQISSWQGKVFAHINKYKKYPKSALFKKQEGTVYVQIKIDKSGYVIDKNVKKQAKHSSLNRASIQIFDEASPLPAPPKSILGDDKYIVINIPILYNIKEYLKNKN; encoded by the coding sequence ATGACAACTAATAAAAATCTGTTTTTATCGTTATTAAGTTCTGTTTTACTTCATTTAATTGTATTGATTTTTATTTTTCATAAACCTATAAAAAGTGAAACCTTTAGTGGTTCTTTAGGGGAACACTCAGAATTTGAATCAATAATGATTATTTCAGAGCTTCCAGTAGGTATTTTAAAAGATACTAGCGTGCCATCAATTAATACCGAAAATACTTTAGATGAACCTAAAATTGAAGATGAAATTTTAAAACCAATAGAGCCAAATTCAAATTTAGATGGATTTAATGATATACATAGTGATATAGAAGTTAGTAAGCAAAATAAGATAAAAGACAGTAAAGAACACAATAAAAAAGAGACAAAAAAACAAAAGAAAAAACTAGTAAAAGTTAATTCAAATTTAAACTCAAGTGAAAAATATCAAATCTCTAGTGCTCCTATCAAAGATAATGGAAAAAAAGTTTCTTCTTATCAAGAAGGTGTGAGTAAACAACAAATCAGTAGTTGGCAGGGTAAAGTTTTTGCACATATAAACAAGTATAAGAAGTATCCAAAAAGTGCTTTATTTAAAAAACAAGAAGGCACAGTATATGTTCAAATAAAAATAGATAAAAGCGGATATGTGATTGATAAAAATGTAAAAAAACAAGCCAAACATAGTTCTTTAAATAGAGCCTCTATTCAAATTTTTGATGAAGCATCTCCGCTTCCTGCTCCGCCAAAAAGTATATTAGGAGATGATAAATATATAGTGATTAATATACCAATATTATATAACATAAAAGAGTATTTGAAAAATAAAAATTAA
- a CDS encoding biopolymer transporter ExbD, with the protein MIKVEDEEEISDINITPFIDVMLVLLIAFIVTIPLVTTSIDVELPKVAQDDVKQSNKKPTILSIDKNRLLKVNDINVELENIEDILLKQTNNSKDEVIFFYVDKDVNYEFLMKIITKIKKIGYLKIALSAEIKNDN; encoded by the coding sequence ATGATAAAAGTTGAAGATGAAGAAGAAATAAGTGATATAAATATAACTCCATTTATTGATGTTATGTTGGTTTTATTAATAGCTTTTATTGTAACAATACCATTGGTAACTACATCTATTGATGTAGAGCTTCCAAAAGTGGCTCAAGATGATGTAAAACAAAGTAATAAAAAACCAACTATACTTTCAATTGATAAAAATAGATTGTTAAAAGTTAATGACATCAATGTTGAACTTGAAAATATAGAAGATATTTTATTAAAACAGACTAATAACTCTAAAGATGAAGTGATATTTTTTTATGTGGATAAAGATGTTAATTATGAATTTTTAATGAAGATAATAACAAAAATAAAAAAAATTGGATATTTAAAAATAGCATTATCTGCCGAGATTAAGAATGACAACTAA
- a CDS encoding MotA/TolQ/ExbB proton channel family protein, giving the protein MKTLLSLILFFNVSFALVVEGDSTTNLSYSNFTEQNFTANEKDIQVNSDKKLELSIYSFYKQSDFVTKIIIYILVIFSILTWSVLIGKTIHYYVVFHILNKDREIVSKIVNLNKNINFHKNSFVKILIEEIKDETNKSKNYSKDTIDRIRYRIESNNLSFLANCKSYTPILATIGSSATFLGLFGTVWGIMNSFIAIASISNPNLSVVAPGIAQALFTTALGLGVAIPAVLFYNYLSRRSVKFANELSKISTTLFVIAHRNLNKENYDKS; this is encoded by the coding sequence ATGAAAACATTGTTAAGTTTAATTTTATTTTTTAATGTATCGTTTGCTTTAGTGGTAGAAGGAGACTCTACCACTAATCTATCTTATAGTAATTTTACTGAGCAAAATTTTACAGCTAATGAAAAAGATATTCAAGTAAATTCGGATAAAAAACTAGAGTTATCAATATATTCATTTTATAAGCAATCAGATTTTGTTACTAAAATAATTATTTATATTTTAGTAATTTTTTCAATTCTCACTTGGAGTGTTTTAATAGGGAAAACGATTCATTACTATGTTGTGTTTCATATTTTAAATAAAGACAGAGAAATAGTGTCAAAAATAGTAAATTTAAATAAAAATATAAATTTCCATAAAAATAGTTTTGTAAAAATACTTATAGAAGAGATAAAAGATGAAACAAATAAATCAAAGAATTATTCTAAAGACACAATAGATAGAATAAGATATAGAATTGAATCAAATAATTTATCATTTTTAGCAAATTGTAAATCTTATACACCAATTCTTGCCACAATAGGTTCTAGTGCTACATTTTTAGGTTTATTTGGAACAGTTTGGGGAATAATGAACTCATTTATAGCCATAGCTAGTATAAGTAATCCAAATTTGAGTGTAGTTGCACCAGGAATTGCACAGGCACTATTTACAACAGCACTTGGACTTGGCGTGGCAATTCCAGCTGTTTTATTTTATAATTATTTAAGCAGAAGAAGCGTTAAATTTGCTAATGAATTATCAAAAATATCAACTACTCTTTTTGTTATAGCCCATAGGAATTTAAACAAGGAAAATTATGATAAAAGTTGA